The Astatotilapia calliptera chromosome 14, fAstCal1.2, whole genome shotgun sequence genome includes a region encoding these proteins:
- the foxl2a gene encoding forkhead box protein L2a, with amino-acid sequence MMATYQNPEDDAMALMIHDTNTTKEKERPKEEPVQDKVSEKPDPSQKPPYSYVALIAMAIRESSEKRLTLSGIYQYIITKFPFYEKNKKGWQNSIRHNLSLNECFIKVPREGGGERKGNYWTLDPACEDMFEKGNYRRRRRMKRPFRPPPTHFQPGKALFGGDSYGYLSPPKYLQSSFMNNSWSLGQPPTPMPYTSCQMASGNVSPVNVKGLSAPSSYNPYSRVQSMALPSMVNSYNGMSHHHHPHHTQQLSPATAAPPPVSSSNGAGLQFACSRQPAELSMMHCSYWEHETKHSALHTRIDI; translated from the coding sequence ATGATGGCCACTTACCAAAACCCAGAGGATGACGCAATGGCCCTAATGATCCACGACACCAACACGACCAAGGAGAAAGAGCGCCCAAAAGAGGAGCCGGTTCAGGACAAAGTCTCCGAGAAGCCGGATCCGTCCCAGAAACCGCCGTACTCCTATGTCGCTCTCATTGCCATGGCTATCCGGGAGAGCTCCGAGAAGCGCCTCACGCTGTCCGGCATATACCAGTATATAATCACCAAATTCCCCTTCTACGAGAAGAACAAGAAAGGTTGGCAGAACAGCATCAGACACAACCTGAGTCTTAACGAATGCTTCATAAAGGTGCCGCGGGAGGGCGGCGGCGAGAGAAAGGGGAATTACTGGACCCTCGACCCAGCCTGTGAGGACATGTTCGAGAAGGGGAACTACAGGCGACGCCGCAGGATGAAGCGGCCTTTCAGACCCCCACCAACGCACTTCCAGCCGGGGAAGGCCTTGTTCGGAGGGGACAGCTATGGCTACCTTTCTCCACCCAAGTACCTGCAGTCTAGCTTTATGAACAATTCCTGGTCGTTGGGCCAGCCGCCCACTCCGATGCCCTACACGTCCTGTCAGATGGCCAGCGGCAACGTGAGTCCAGTGAACGTCAAGGGGCTGTCAGCCCCCTCATCATATAACCCTTACTCCCGGGTGCAGAGTATGGCGCTCCCCAGCATGGTGAACTCTTACAACGGCATGAGTCACCATCACCATCCCCATCATACCCAGCAGCTAAGCCCTGCCACCGCGGCACCACCTCCGGTCTCCTCCAGTAACGGAGCCGGCCTTCAGTTCGCGTGCTCCCGCCAGCCCGCGGAGCTCTCCATGATGCACTGCTCATACTGGGAACACGAGACCAAACACTCGGCGTTACACACGAGGattgatatttga